The following proteins are co-located in the Polymorphospora rubra genome:
- a CDS encoding CaiB/BaiF CoA transferase family protein → MTAPLSGIRVLDLTSTFSGPYCTLVLADLGAEVVKVEPPGGDIARQLGAARTPGLAAVFLNMNRGKKSVVLDLKSAGGRDTVGRLVGTADVVVHNMRPRAAQRLGLSYEDCERIRPDVVYCAIPGFGGTGPHADRPAYDDVIQGAAGIAALQSVNQDRPGYVTTPLADKIAGLTAAVAVLAALRHRDATGAGQRVEVPMFETMVAFGLLEQLDGWTFDPPTGPPLYPRTAAANRRPYPTADGHLCVLIYTEEQWRRFLSRAGRADVLTRPEFDTVGKRIANADALYAIVAEILRERPTAEWLAVLDEIDVPCAPLAGYEEILSEAYLRESGFVSTVEHPVAGRLRQIGSPMAFSRSPVVAGGHAPTLGEHTAEILAELNDEHGVAEHSEEAP, encoded by the coding sequence GTGACGGCGCCGCTGTCGGGGATCCGGGTCCTCGACCTCACCAGTACGTTCTCCGGGCCGTACTGCACGCTCGTGCTGGCCGACCTCGGCGCCGAGGTGGTCAAGGTCGAGCCGCCGGGCGGCGACATCGCCCGCCAGCTCGGCGCGGCGCGGACCCCGGGCCTGGCGGCGGTGTTCCTCAACATGAACCGGGGCAAGAAGAGCGTGGTGCTCGACCTGAAGTCGGCCGGGGGCCGGGACACGGTCGGCCGCCTGGTCGGCACCGCCGACGTGGTGGTGCACAACATGCGTCCCCGCGCCGCCCAGCGGCTCGGACTGTCCTACGAGGACTGTGAACGGATCCGCCCGGACGTCGTCTACTGCGCCATTCCCGGCTTCGGCGGCACCGGCCCGCACGCCGACCGGCCGGCGTACGACGACGTCATCCAGGGGGCCGCCGGCATCGCCGCCCTGCAGAGCGTCAACCAGGACCGGCCCGGCTACGTCACCACCCCGCTCGCCGACAAGATCGCGGGACTGACGGCGGCGGTCGCCGTACTCGCCGCGCTGCGGCACCGCGACGCCACCGGGGCCGGGCAGCGGGTCGAGGTGCCGATGTTCGAGACGATGGTCGCCTTCGGGCTGCTGGAACAGCTCGACGGCTGGACCTTCGACCCGCCGACCGGGCCACCGCTGTATCCGCGTACGGCGGCGGCCAACCGGCGGCCGTACCCGACCGCCGACGGCCACCTCTGCGTGCTGATCTACACCGAGGAGCAGTGGCGGCGGTTCCTCTCCCGGGCCGGCCGGGCCGACGTGCTCACCCGGCCCGAGTTCGACACGGTCGGCAAGCGGATCGCCAACGCCGACGCCCTCTACGCCATCGTCGCGGAGATCCTGCGGGAGCGCCCGACCGCCGAGTGGCTGGCCGTGCTCGACGAGATCGACGTACCGTGCGCGCCGCTGGCCGGCTACGAGGAGATCCTGTCCGAGGCGTACCTGCGCGAGAGCGGGTTCGTCTCCACCGTCGAGCACCCGGTGGCCGGACGGCTGCGCCAGATCGGGTCACCGATGGCGTTCTCCCGCTCGCCGGTGGTGGCCGGCGGTCACGCCCCGACCCTCGGCGAACACACCGCCGAGATCCTTGCCGAACTGAACGACGAGCACGGTGTCGCCGAGCACAGCGAGGAGGCGCCGTGA
- a CDS encoding acyl-CoA dehydrogenase family protein, translating into MRAVAEAAVQVLSAQVAAYRDDPAAEMAAMWRTTGEQGWHLLAVPETAGGMGGDLADLAAVVRAVSAAGLSAPLPELHAGLFGMLAAGLDPAAALDGRIGVALPRGAEIAVPWGRHLDAAVLAGTTLPCADLRPAVNLAHEPVDTLAGAAAGTTPDPVVNRWRILHAARLVGAAEGAARRTAAYAATREQFGRPIARFQAVAALVAEAHAQAVLAAAALDAALVAADDDPVTVPAGLATAARAAGVVARCAHQVHGAIGVTRELGLERLTRRLWAWRDLPTEHELEAGIGRAVRAGGEPLAWSAGPEFDVGSSG; encoded by the coding sequence ATGCGGGCCGTCGCGGAGGCGGCCGTACAGGTGCTGTCCGCGCAGGTCGCCGCGTACCGCGACGATCCGGCCGCCGAGATGGCCGCCATGTGGCGGACCACCGGCGAGCAGGGCTGGCACCTGCTCGCCGTACCGGAGACCGCCGGCGGCATGGGCGGCGACCTCGCCGATCTCGCCGCGGTGGTCCGGGCGGTCTCCGCCGCCGGGCTGTCGGCGCCGCTGCCGGAACTGCACGCCGGCCTCTTCGGGATGCTGGCCGCCGGACTGGACCCGGCGGCGGCGCTCGACGGCCGGATCGGCGTCGCCCTGCCCCGCGGCGCCGAGATCGCGGTGCCCTGGGGACGGCACCTCGACGCGGCCGTGCTGGCCGGTACGACGTTGCCCTGCGCCGACCTGCGGCCGGCCGTCAACCTGGCACACGAGCCGGTGGACACGTTGGCCGGGGCGGCAGCCGGAACCACCCCGGATCCGGTGGTGAACCGCTGGCGGATCCTGCACGCCGCCCGCCTCGTCGGTGCCGCCGAGGGAGCCGCCCGAAGGACGGCGGCGTACGCCGCGACCCGGGAACAGTTCGGCCGGCCGATCGCCCGGTTCCAGGCGGTGGCCGCCCTTGTCGCGGAAGCCCACGCCCAGGCGGTGCTGGCGGCGGCGGCCCTGGACGCCGCGCTCGTGGCGGCCGACGACGACCCGGTCACGGTGCCGGCCGGGCTGGCCACCGCGGCCCGTGCCGCCGGGGTGGTGGCCCGCTGCGCCCACCAGGTGCACGGCGCGATCGGCGTCACCCGGGAGTTGGGGCTGGAACGCCTCACCCGCCGGCTCTGGGCCTGGCGGGACCTGCCGACCGAGCACGAACTGGAAGCCGGGATCGGGCGGGCGGTGCGGGCCGGCGGCGAGCCGCTGGCCTGGTCGGCCGGCCCGGAATTCGATGTGGGGAGCAGCGGATGA
- a CDS encoding acyl-CoA dehydrogenase family protein: protein MSAAALRAEVRAQLDEWRAAGIFTPRSDSWLVGYDEDFSRRLGARGWIGLTWSPEYGGHGRGFVDRFVLTEELLRAGAPVAAHWIADRQIGPAIARLGTGALRRELLPAIAAGEARFCLGMSEPDAGSDLASVRTRARRVDGGWLLAGQKVWSSNAHRATHAYVLARTSDGERRHDGLSEFVLDVTAPGVTVRRIPDLRGPGHFCEIFLDDAFVPDAWVLGGIGAGWAQVTEQLAFERGGPERVLSTYPLLRRLLDTAAGPVGRVGELVARLVALRRLAWQVAVRMDAGEAPVAAAATLKLLGNRFEVDVIEAARETLPSDEDLRAALDDAVLAAPGFSLRGGTTEVLSVVVGREAMREAR from the coding sequence GTGAGCGCCGCCGCGTTGCGGGCGGAGGTACGGGCCCAGCTCGACGAGTGGCGGGCCGCAGGGATCTTCACCCCGCGCAGCGACAGCTGGCTGGTCGGCTACGACGAGGACTTCAGCCGCCGGCTCGGCGCCCGCGGCTGGATCGGCCTGACCTGGAGTCCGGAGTACGGCGGCCACGGCCGCGGCTTCGTCGACCGGTTCGTGCTCACCGAGGAGCTGCTGCGGGCCGGCGCACCGGTCGCCGCCCACTGGATCGCCGACCGGCAGATCGGTCCGGCGATCGCCCGGCTCGGCACCGGGGCGCTCCGGCGCGAACTGCTGCCCGCGATCGCGGCCGGTGAGGCCCGCTTCTGCCTCGGCATGAGCGAGCCCGACGCCGGCAGCGACCTCGCCTCGGTACGGACCCGGGCCCGCCGGGTCGACGGCGGCTGGCTGCTGGCGGGGCAGAAGGTGTGGTCGAGCAACGCCCACCGGGCCACCCACGCCTACGTGCTGGCCCGCACGTCGGACGGCGAGCGGCGGCACGACGGCCTGAGCGAGTTCGTTCTCGACGTGACCGCGCCGGGCGTGACCGTACGGCGGATCCCGGACCTGCGCGGGCCCGGCCACTTCTGCGAGATCTTCCTCGACGACGCGTTCGTGCCCGACGCGTGGGTGCTCGGCGGGATCGGCGCCGGCTGGGCGCAGGTGACCGAGCAGCTCGCGTTCGAGCGCGGCGGCCCCGAGCGGGTGCTGAGCACGTACCCGCTGCTGCGGCGGCTGCTGGACACGGCCGCCGGACCGGTGGGCCGGGTGGGGGAGCTGGTGGCCCGGCTGGTCGCCCTGCGCCGGTTGGCCTGGCAGGTCGCCGTACGGATGGACGCCGGAGAGGCGCCGGTCGCGGCGGCCGCCACGCTGAAGCTGCTCGGCAACCGGTTCGAGGTCGACGTGATCGAGGCGGCCCGGGAGACACTTCCGTCCGATGAGGACCTGCGGGCGGCGTTGGACGACGCAGTCCTGGCCGCGCCCGGCTTCTCGCTGCGCGGCGGCACGACGGAGGTGCTGAGCGTGGTCGTCGGCCGCGAGGCGATGAGGGAGGCCCGGTGA